In the genome of Actinomadura graeca, one region contains:
- a CDS encoding class IV adenylate cyclase — MKYVEIEQKYQVADPDALRAVLADRGGKPSTPVRQVDTYYNAPHRDFLDTPVVTDWLRVRHTGDGSSLNFKKWYLGDDGKATHCDEYESGVTDPEAVHRTLHALDFTQMIKVDKVREEWTLPDGQVLIAFDTLADVGAFVEFEFKGDADSIPAAITELTAFIDGLDVPLGERIHRGYPHMLLGRDQ, encoded by the coding sequence GTGAAATACGTCGAGATCGAGCAGAAGTACCAGGTCGCCGACCCCGACGCCCTGCGGGCCGTTCTGGCCGACCGCGGCGGCAAGCCGAGCACGCCCGTACGCCAGGTCGACACCTACTACAACGCCCCGCACCGCGACTTCCTCGACACCCCGGTGGTCACCGACTGGCTGCGCGTCCGCCACACCGGCGACGGCTCCTCCCTGAACTTCAAGAAGTGGTACCTCGGCGACGACGGCAAGGCCACCCACTGCGACGAGTACGAGAGCGGCGTCACCGATCCTGAGGCCGTCCACCGCACCCTGCACGCCCTGGACTTCACCCAGATGATCAAAGTGGACAAGGTCCGCGAGGAGTGGACCCTGCCCGACGGCCAGGTCCTGATCGCCTTCGACACCCTCGCCGACGTCGGCGCGTTCGTGGAGTTCGAGTTCAAGGGCGACGCCGATTCCATCCCGGCCGCCATCACCGAGCTGACCGCCTTCATCGACGGGCTGGACGTCCCGCTCGGGGAACGGATCCACCGCGGCTACCCGCACATGCTCCTCGGCCGCGACCAGTAA
- a CDS encoding DUF5753 domain-containing protein produces the protein MKAIVLADRAGWDRTKVSKLEHAVRAASADDIATWCRICGAEDQAADLIAKAREADSMYLEWRRAHRTGLRRLQAWRQPLFEQTELMRVYCCNVVPGLFQTPAYATALLHAVTEFQGTPNDVDAAVQARLDRSHVIYKAGHRFSVVIEEEVLRHRIGDADTMAGQLGHLLAVMSLPAVSLGVIPFAGPARQIWPVPTFDVFDDKRVHIELLSATVTITAPTEVGVYVKAHTRLAEMAVYGATARGLITTAIDALD, from the coding sequence ATGAAGGCGATCGTGCTGGCAGATCGGGCGGGCTGGGACCGCACGAAGGTCAGCAAACTCGAGCACGCCGTCCGCGCCGCCTCCGCCGACGACATCGCGACCTGGTGCCGGATCTGCGGTGCCGAGGACCAAGCCGCCGACCTGATCGCCAAAGCCCGCGAGGCCGACTCGATGTACCTGGAGTGGCGGCGGGCGCACCGCACCGGGCTGCGCCGCCTGCAGGCTTGGCGCCAGCCGCTGTTCGAGCAGACCGAGCTTATGCGGGTGTACTGCTGCAACGTCGTCCCCGGCCTGTTCCAGACCCCCGCGTACGCGACCGCGCTCCTGCATGCCGTGACCGAGTTCCAGGGCACCCCCAACGACGTGGACGCCGCGGTGCAGGCCCGGCTGGACCGCTCGCACGTCATCTACAAGGCCGGGCACCGGTTCTCGGTGGTCATCGAGGAAGAGGTGCTGCGGCACCGCATCGGCGACGCCGACACGATGGCCGGGCAACTGGGCCACCTGCTGGCGGTGATGTCGCTGCCGGCGGTGTCGCTGGGCGTCATCCCGTTCGCCGGGCCCGCGCGCCAGATCTGGCCGGTGCCGACCTTCGACGTCTTCGACGACAAGCGCGTGCACATCGAGCTGCTGTCGGCGACGGTGACCATCACCGCGCCCACCGAGGTCGGCGTCTACGTCAAGGCGCACACCCGGCTCGCCGAGATGGCCGTCTACGGGGCCACCGCTCGAGGGCTCATCACGACAGCAATCGACGCGCTCGACTAG
- a CDS encoding DHA2 family efflux MFS transporter permease subunit, translating into MSTALPTIARQLGGYQDLSWVIVSFMLASSLATPLFGKLSDMYGRRKLYLWSLVLFLLGSALCGLAPSIQQLLVFRALQGAGAGGLIVLSMAIVADVAPAAERAQWQGVFGAVFGIASIGGPVAGGLLTDYVSWRWIFFINLPLGAAAILLAARNLHLPRRVSPHRIDYPGMAALASLVTTLTLLSSWAGTTYSWASPVIIGLAATGLGSLIALILLERKAAEPVLPPRLFTNRTFLLATITVALVGVAMWSATTFLPLFLQLASGTDATGSGLLMLPLLGGMTLSSALGGRLVSRIGRYRPVVLAGTALATAAMTALAAMNTDTSTLLTSAAMVLFGLGIGVIYQNLLVGAQATTAAGDLGAATSTISTARGLGGTVGIALLGAVFTTRLNTRLPAATSSASSSADSPYAIHQGLDHATRSAFADSIATVFLLTAIVLTTAFALSWLLPNTSLSAK; encoded by the coding sequence ATGTCCACTGCCCTGCCCACGATCGCTCGCCAACTGGGCGGATACCAGGATCTATCGTGGGTGATCGTCTCGTTCATGCTGGCTTCCAGCCTAGCGACACCGCTGTTCGGCAAGCTCAGTGACATGTACGGCCGCAGAAAGCTGTACCTATGGTCGCTGGTGTTGTTTCTTCTCGGCTCAGCATTATGTGGCCTGGCGCCCTCGATCCAGCAGTTGCTGGTCTTCCGCGCTCTTCAAGGGGCCGGTGCCGGCGGCCTGATCGTATTGAGCATGGCCATCGTCGCCGACGTCGCCCCCGCCGCCGAGCGCGCCCAGTGGCAAGGCGTGTTCGGGGCGGTCTTCGGGATTGCCTCCATCGGCGGGCCGGTCGCGGGCGGCCTCCTGACCGACTACGTGTCTTGGCGGTGGATCTTTTTCATCAACCTGCCGCTGGGCGCTGCGGCGATCTTGCTGGCCGCCCGGAACCTGCACCTGCCACGGCGAGTCAGTCCCCACCGCATCGACTACCCCGGCATGGCCGCGCTTGCTAGTTTGGTGACCACTCTGACCCTGCTGTCCTCCTGGGCTGGCACCACCTACTCATGGGCCTCCCCGGTCATCATCGGGCTAGCCGCCACAGGCCTGGGTTCACTCATCGCACTTATCCTGCTCGAACGCAAAGCCGCCGAACCAGTGCTGCCGCCCCGGCTGTTCACCAACCGTACCTTCCTGCTCGCAACGATCACCGTGGCGCTGGTCGGTGTCGCGATGTGGTCAGCCACCACCTTCCTGCCGCTCTTCCTGCAGCTGGCCTCGGGAACAGATGCCACCGGGTCCGGGCTGCTGATGCTGCCCCTGCTGGGCGGCATGACCCTGTCGTCGGCATTGGGCGGCAGACTGGTCAGCCGGATCGGCCGCTACCGTCCCGTCGTCCTGGCTGGCACCGCCCTGGCCACCGCGGCGATGACCGCCCTCGCCGCTATGAACACCGACACCAGCACCCTGCTCACGAGCGCCGCCATGGTGCTGTTCGGCCTGGGCATCGGCGTGATCTACCAGAATCTGCTCGTCGGTGCGCAGGCCACAACCGCCGCTGGCGACCTGGGGGCGGCTACCTCCACCATCTCCACCGCCCGGGGCCTCGGCGGGACTGTCGGCATCGCCCTGCTCGGCGCGGTATTCACCACCCGACTCAACACTCGCCTACCAGCAGCCACCAGCAGCGCCAGCTCCTCGGCCGACTCTCCCTACGCCATCCACCAGGGACTTGACCACGCGACCCGATCTGCATTCGCCGACTCGATCGCGACTGTTTTCCTACTCACCGCGATCGTGCTGACCACCGCCTTCGCATTATCGTGGCTCCTGCCCAATACTTCACTCTCTGCAAAGTAG
- a CDS encoding DNA/RNA non-specific endonuclease produces MLVTGALALGAAAPASASPPPARHAAPHAPAVAFQGGPGGREAAYSASAIVPSCEGQEWLYRPQANTYIPDPRPGVGYRYHIDAQGRPDQGLANNYSFRAEPGQADNKCRGDVGHYGGKGYHGGHLIGYESNGPTFRANLVPQWGQINSGVFQVFEKGIRACARTSTTPGTVVETYSVRVTYAATTTVIPNGFTGTARVHVAGAASTITQQFPNAQIDNQQSQQIRDSINTQLQAAGCKS; encoded by the coding sequence GTGCTGGTGACGGGGGCATTGGCACTGGGCGCCGCAGCGCCTGCGTCGGCCTCGCCGCCTCCTGCGCGGCACGCCGCGCCGCACGCGCCGGCGGTCGCCTTCCAGGGCGGGCCGGGTGGCAGGGAGGCCGCGTACTCGGCGTCGGCGATCGTGCCGTCCTGCGAAGGGCAGGAATGGCTGTACCGCCCGCAGGCGAACACCTACATACCCGACCCGCGCCCGGGGGTGGGATACCGGTACCACATCGATGCGCAAGGACGCCCAGACCAAGGGCTGGCGAACAACTACTCCTTCCGGGCCGAACCGGGACAAGCAGACAACAAGTGCCGGGGTGATGTCGGCCATTACGGCGGCAAGGGATACCACGGCGGTCACCTGATCGGCTACGAGTCAAACGGCCCAACCTTCCGCGCGAACCTGGTACCGCAGTGGGGCCAGATCAACAGCGGAGTCTTCCAGGTCTTCGAGAAGGGAATCCGGGCCTGCGCCAGGACGAGTACCACTCCGGGCACGGTGGTGGAGACCTACTCGGTCCGGGTCACCTACGCCGCCACCACCACCGTGATCCCCAATGGCTTCACCGGGACCGCACGGGTCCACGTCGCAGGGGCCGCCTCGACCATCACCCAGCAGTTCCCCAACGCCCAGATCGACAATCAGCAAAGCCAGCAGATCAGAGACAGCATCAACACGCAGTTGCAGGCTGCCGGGTGCAAGTCGTAG
- a CDS encoding HAD family hydrolase gives MMIKSSQTPDRLVIFDLDGVLVDAQGAESQALMRLGLGMGVELTDELADDLFSGKRLSTCIALLEELAGTSAPADAVDIVRSTCEQILRTTLRPIPGVEQVLACLSVHMCVASNSPRGIIHSRLEATGLAEYFGDCIYSAYDIGFWKPDPHLFLWAAETCGYPTDRCVVIEDSTVGVQASLSADIPVLRYSSPAQHAETDEVTSFCDMRHLPALLEAGPSHTLC, from the coding sequence ATGATGATTAAGTCTTCCCAGACACCGGACAGGCTAGTTATCTTTGATCTCGATGGGGTCCTCGTCGATGCGCAAGGGGCCGAATCCCAAGCTTTGATGAGACTGGGACTCGGCATGGGAGTAGAGCTAACAGACGAACTCGCCGATGACCTTTTCAGCGGCAAAAGGCTATCTACATGCATCGCCTTACTTGAGGAGCTTGCAGGAACATCTGCCCCGGCCGATGCGGTCGACATCGTGCGCAGCACTTGTGAGCAGATCCTGCGGACCACTTTGCGGCCGATTCCGGGGGTCGAGCAGGTCTTGGCATGCCTTAGCGTCCACATGTGCGTAGCCTCTAACAGCCCTAGGGGGATCATCCATTCAAGACTGGAAGCGACTGGCCTGGCCGAATATTTCGGCGACTGTATCTATTCCGCCTACGACATCGGGTTTTGGAAACCGGATCCTCATCTCTTCCTATGGGCAGCCGAGACATGCGGCTATCCGACCGACCGTTGTGTTGTAATCGAAGACAGCACCGTGGGGGTGCAGGCGTCCCTCAGCGCGGATATTCCCGTTCTGCGCTACAGCTCACCAGCTCAGCATGCGGAAACCGATGAAGTCACATCCTTCTGTGACATGAGGCATCTCCCCGCCCTGCTGGAGGCAGGCCCCAGCCACACGCTGTGCTGA
- the folE gene encoding GTP cyclohydrolase I FolE, with protein MDGPSENGDAIVGGSIVEGLEYRAGATETVSHELLPAEDPLEPRKRSFDHHMIETGVTMILEGLGLDPDHPRIKDTPTRYARMCDEVFSGLLSDGREAMNRFFDENHNEVVIVRNIPFASVCEHHLVPFIGEAHIAYLPHPDGFITGLSKIARLVDVMARRPSLQERMTREIAEKIEEVLRPQGVLVVVDAEHLCMTMRGVRKPGSVTVTSAARGKMQSDPETRREYMGMLRNP; from the coding sequence ATGGACGGGCCCAGCGAAAACGGAGACGCCATCGTGGGCGGCTCCATCGTCGAAGGTTTGGAGTATCGAGCTGGAGCAACAGAGACCGTTTCGCATGAGCTTCTGCCCGCCGAGGACCCTCTCGAGCCGCGCAAAAGGTCCTTCGACCACCACATGATCGAGACAGGTGTCACCATGATCCTTGAAGGGCTGGGGCTGGACCCTGACCATCCTAGGATCAAGGACACGCCGACGCGTTATGCCCGGATGTGTGACGAAGTGTTCTCTGGCCTGCTAAGCGACGGGCGAGAGGCCATGAATAGATTCTTTGACGAGAACCACAATGAGGTGGTGATCGTGCGTAACATACCGTTCGCCTCGGTGTGTGAGCATCATCTCGTTCCGTTCATCGGCGAAGCCCACATTGCCTACTTGCCGCATCCGGACGGCTTTATCACCGGTCTGTCGAAAATCGCGAGGCTGGTGGACGTCATGGCTCGCCGTCCGAGCCTGCAGGAGCGGATGACCAGGGAGATCGCGGAGAAGATCGAGGAGGTCCTGCGTCCCCAGGGTGTGCTGGTTGTCGTCGACGCCGAGCATCTGTGCATGACCATGCGGGGTGTGCGCAAGCCGGGATCGGTCACGGTGACCAGCGCAGCTCGCGGAAAGATGCAGTCGGATCCGGAGACCAGGCGCGAGTACATGGGAATGCTCCGCAACCCGTAG
- a CDS encoding transposase: MARLSPYPLELRNRAVRMVTGVRADYDTETAALRAVAVKPGIRSPETLRNWVRQAEVDTGQRAGTTTEEAAEIKRLRRENAELKRANEILKAAAGFFAAGLDRPQRFS; encoded by the coding sequence ATGGCACGTCTGTCCCCCTATCCCCTCGAGTTGCGTAACCGCGCGGTGCGGATGGTCACCGGGGTCCGTGCGGACTACGACACCGAGACCGCCGCGTTGCGGGCGGTGGCGGTGAAGCCGGGCATCCGCTCGCCCGAAACGCTGCGGAATTGGGTCCGCCAGGCCGAGGTCGATACCGGTCAGCGGGCGGGGACCACGACCGAGGAGGCCGCCGAGATCAAGCGGCTGCGCCGAGAGAACGCCGAACTCAAGCGCGCCAACGAGATCCTCAAGGCCGCGGCGGGTTTCTTCGCGGCCGGGCTCGACCGGCCACAGCGGTTCTCATAG
- a CDS encoding cobalamin-dependent protein (Presence of a B(12) (cobalamin)-binding domain implies dependence on cobalamin itself, in one of its several forms, or in some unusual lineages, dependence on a cobalamin-like analog.) produces MPEAPRTAIGRLILGIEHATGLRLQEAAFEAIPLTEPACLAEAISGHLSDDSGGWEVVVTGTLDRRLALIEHDADHDIGHARDARADAASTWTVVDLSGQPHRTRAWPSWTAGRLTLDDPAGWLSAATVTAGGAARLLSPKLLLVALYHPEYFPLPRFPLGISGLARAARATLLGQVDLMDMQLGHSLDDVLERIAATEPDIVGVSATFGQHDLMTALLDQLTTRLANGQNGPMLVAGGSLTVRNERLLLDRYPRLLIARGAGEPTIQDVLALWHGDLPLDHVRGIGYHDAPPESSTSCGGVLQIGKSGQGARRTATVANRLQTDIWPELDLLPETFRHGGVAQLESSRGCVSFCSFCPRGHKGSWAGADPDDLTWVLGAYRAVFDQFPDIPPILYLVDEEFIGRDADAMPRALRLASVLQQAKLEWETSCRIDQVARTDRDRDWHLGRAALWRALIARGLRRCLFGVESGVTSILQRFNKETTGEQNALAIRTLSALGVPTRFTYITFDQLMSLDELAASHAFQGRTDLLLRPLPHLDVAAIVDGVRDEAFVAEHATGEPFHTAISYMLVSMECLVGAAYTRQAAAHGLTGDADPMMGRVQARFADPRIGVASRWAQLWVDRSFPFDYTLKSLEKVLTGSPRRHVHQMRSILKHAASGLLGDMLALLTSPDAAALDELDRALQRLAHRRLTDLIGQMTPAVPELCRALPDDRAAVLAREHHRWATPSRWRLINAADPCST; encoded by the coding sequence ATGCCTGAAGCACCGCGCACCGCGATCGGCAGACTGATCCTCGGCATCGAGCACGCCACCGGTCTCCGCCTCCAAGAAGCCGCCTTCGAGGCGATACCGCTTACCGAACCGGCCTGCCTCGCCGAGGCCATCAGCGGCCACCTCAGCGACGACAGCGGGGGCTGGGAGGTCGTGGTAACCGGAACCCTGGACCGCCGCCTGGCCCTCATCGAGCACGACGCCGACCACGACATCGGCCACGCCCGGGATGCACGGGCCGATGCCGCCTCCACCTGGACGGTGGTGGACCTGTCCGGGCAGCCACACCGAACGCGAGCCTGGCCATCGTGGACCGCTGGTCGGCTGACCCTCGACGACCCGGCCGGATGGCTGTCAGCGGCGACGGTGACCGCCGGGGGCGCGGCCCGGCTGCTGTCACCCAAGCTGCTGCTGGTGGCGCTCTACCACCCCGAGTACTTCCCGCTGCCGCGCTTCCCCCTAGGCATCTCCGGCCTGGCCCGCGCCGCCCGTGCCACGCTGCTCGGCCAGGTCGACCTGATGGACATGCAGCTCGGCCACAGCCTGGACGATGTCCTGGAGCGCATCGCCGCCACCGAACCCGACATCGTCGGGGTGTCGGCGACCTTCGGCCAGCACGACCTGATGACCGCCCTGCTCGACCAGCTCACCACCCGGCTCGCCAACGGTCAGAACGGGCCGATGCTGGTCGCTGGCGGCAGCCTGACCGTCCGCAACGAGCGCCTGCTCCTGGACCGCTACCCACGCCTGCTGATCGCCCGCGGCGCCGGCGAACCCACCATCCAGGACGTCCTCGCGCTCTGGCATGGCGACCTGCCCCTCGACCATGTCCGCGGCATCGGCTACCACGACGCGCCCCCGGAATCGTCCACCTCGTGCGGTGGGGTGCTGCAGATCGGCAAGAGCGGGCAGGGCGCCCGCCGGACCGCCACGGTCGCCAACCGGCTCCAGACCGACATCTGGCCTGAGCTGGACCTGCTCCCCGAGACATTCCGCCACGGCGGGGTCGCCCAACTGGAATCCTCCCGCGGCTGCGTGAGCTTCTGCTCGTTCTGCCCCCGCGGCCACAAGGGCTCCTGGGCCGGTGCCGACCCCGACGATCTGACGTGGGTGCTGGGCGCCTACCGCGCGGTGTTCGACCAGTTTCCCGACATCCCGCCGATCCTCTACCTGGTCGATGAGGAGTTCATTGGCCGCGACGCCGACGCCATGCCTCGGGCGCTGCGCCTGGCCTCGGTGCTGCAGCAGGCCAAGCTGGAGTGGGAAACCTCCTGCCGCATCGACCAGGTCGCCCGGACGGACCGGGACCGGGACTGGCACCTGGGGCGCGCCGCCCTATGGCGCGCCCTGATCGCCCGTGGGCTGCGGCGCTGCCTGTTCGGTGTGGAGTCGGGGGTGACCTCGATCCTGCAACGGTTCAACAAGGAGACCACCGGCGAGCAGAACGCCCTGGCCATCCGCACCTTGTCCGCGCTGGGTGTGCCGACCCGCTTCACCTACATCACCTTCGACCAGCTCATGAGCCTGGACGAGCTGGCCGCCAGCCACGCCTTCCAGGGCCGCACCGATCTGCTGCTGCGGCCGCTGCCGCACCTGGACGTCGCCGCCATCGTCGACGGGGTCCGCGACGAGGCGTTCGTCGCCGAGCACGCTACCGGTGAGCCCTTCCACACCGCGATCAGCTACATGCTCGTCAGCATGGAGTGCCTGGTCGGCGCCGCCTACACCCGCCAGGCCGCCGCCCATGGATTGACCGGCGACGCCGATCCGATGATGGGCCGCGTCCAGGCCCGCTTCGCCGACCCGCGCATCGGGGTCGCCAGCCGGTGGGCGCAACTGTGGGTGGACCGCAGCTTCCCCTTCGACTACACCCTCAAGTCCCTGGAGAAGGTCCTCACCGGCTCGCCGCGCCGCCACGTGCACCAGATGCGCAGCATCCTCAAACACGCGGCCTCCGGCCTGCTGGGCGACATGCTGGCCCTTCTCACCAGCCCGGACGCGGCGGCACTGGACGAGCTCGACCGGGCCCTCCAGCGGCTCGCCCACCGTCGGCTCACCGACCTGATCGGTCAGATGACCCCGGCCGTCCCCGAGCTGTGCCGGGCCCTGCCCGACGATCGGGCCGCCGTCCTGGCCCGCGAGCACCACCGGTGGGCCACGCCAAGCCGGTGGCGGCTCATCAACGCCGCCGACCCCTGCAGCACATGA
- the queD gene encoding 6-carboxytetrahydropterin synthase QueD, translating into MIVFKEFRFEAAHQLPRVPPGHKCGRVHGHSYLLKVSVDGEVDGELGWVIDFADIGGPVKTLVGRLDHRLLNDIPGLDNPTCEVLARWVWEQLIAQLPVLSEVAVWETATSGAIYRGQ; encoded by the coding sequence ATGATCGTATTTAAGGAGTTCAGGTTCGAGGCGGCGCACCAGCTGCCGCGCGTGCCGCCAGGGCACAAGTGCGGCCGGGTGCATGGCCACTCCTACCTGCTGAAGGTGTCCGTGGACGGCGAGGTCGACGGTGAGTTGGGCTGGGTGATCGACTTCGCTGACATTGGCGGCCCGGTTAAAACGCTGGTTGGAAGACTGGACCACCGGCTTCTGAACGACATTCCAGGCCTGGATAATCCTACCTGTGAGGTCCTCGCGCGATGGGTGTGGGAACAGCTCATCGCACAACTCCCGGTACTCAGCGAGGTAGCAGTCTGGGAGACAGCCACGTCCGGCGCCATCTACCGGGGACAGTGA
- a CDS encoding aldo/keto reductase, whose protein sequence is MTTTLDQRRVPGLSRPVSVIGAGCWTIGGAATNQGIPIGWDHVDADQALAGLVRAHQLGVTLYDTADVYGLGRSERLLGRLLQAIPRHQVVVSSKVGYFAGTAAHPYQPDQMRRQLDTTLANLGTDRLDLYFLHSDDFGDDDTHLQAAIGQMRAFRDQGLVGTIGMRAPHEFAAEWADSPETGWRGVQAARFLHLFTQIRPDVVTARYSLLSPTYRDGETDIFAFARHHRFGVLIKQALAQGLLVTDLDRPAVAFSNGDHRSRDPLFRPPARAGIGHIVLRLRDQFGPAGLHRAVLRYAIDQHPDAAVLVGFRNAAQIQQTVTCLGDPLTGQELAALRATAETARRLLRGGSADSPEVGRRPP, encoded by the coding sequence GTGACGACCACGCTGGACCAGCGCCGCGTGCCGGGGCTGTCCCGTCCGGTATCGGTGATCGGCGCGGGCTGCTGGACCATCGGCGGCGCCGCCACCAACCAAGGGATCCCGATCGGCTGGGACCACGTCGACGCCGACCAGGCGCTGGCCGGGCTGGTCCGCGCCCACCAGCTCGGCGTCACCCTGTACGACACCGCCGACGTGTACGGGCTGGGCCGAAGCGAACGACTTCTCGGCCGCCTCCTGCAGGCCATCCCGCGCCATCAGGTCGTGGTGTCCAGCAAGGTCGGCTACTTCGCCGGCACCGCCGCGCACCCCTACCAGCCCGACCAGATGCGCCGCCAGCTCGACACCACCCTGGCCAACCTCGGCACCGACCGTCTGGACCTGTACTTCCTGCACAGCGACGACTTCGGCGATGATGACACGCATCTGCAGGCCGCCATCGGGCAGATGCGCGCCTTCCGCGATCAGGGCCTCGTCGGCACGATCGGGATGCGGGCGCCGCACGAATTCGCCGCCGAATGGGCCGACAGCCCCGAAACGGGCTGGCGCGGCGTGCAGGCTGCCCGGTTCCTGCACCTGTTCACCCAGATCCGGCCGGACGTGGTGACCGCCCGCTACAGCCTGCTGTCCCCGACCTACCGCGACGGCGAGACCGACATTTTCGCCTTCGCCCGCCACCACCGGTTCGGCGTGCTCATCAAGCAGGCCCTCGCCCAGGGGCTGCTGGTCACCGACCTTGACCGGCCCGCCGTCGCCTTCAGCAACGGCGACCACCGCAGCCGCGACCCGCTGTTCCGGCCTCCCGCCCGCGCCGGCATCGGCCACATCGTCCTGAGGCTCCGCGACCAGTTCGGCCCCGCGGGCCTGCACCGGGCCGTCCTACGGTACGCCATCGACCAGCACCCGGACGCGGCCGTACTGGTCGGGTTCCGCAACGCGGCCCAGATCCAGCAGACCGTCACCTGCCTCGGCGACCCGCTCACCGGCCAGGAACTGGCCGCCCTGCGGGCAACGGCCGAGACCGCGCGACGGCTTCTGCGCGGCGGCTCGGCCGACAGCCCCGAGGTAGGTCGCCGCCCGCCCTAG
- a CDS encoding ATP-grasp domain-containing protein, whose amino-acid sequence MIRAGVAGPVPVVLLDRFGYRSYHRRDGTPFLPCDQYSVRLVTDVGKLDEAKGPEIESVLGIRLDEETSRCAAAFQCNNGAAAAAGLVAISEVHLLLGAQLRQELGLTGPHVPDVLPFRDKIIMKQHLRDQGIRVPDFMPFDRRAARSLLQTHRRLFVKPRLGAGSMDVTVLASQEDIEQLARNRPAAAQELDIEEYIDGQLFHIDSVVDHGRVVAATAGRTIDPTTSYQGLQPCRDVGVAEGPELDTLLAFNEAVLSCHPTFSGVTHHEVFLARGEPVFCEIAARPGGGGVVPGFHSRTGANLNEITVHAQLGAPVPSQLEIAEHLTGYVMIYSDSGAQHALPALAGEPWVIDTRISTNHNQERNAPGDWGDAAVVLTVRGETEQQVTLRLDQAVERLAP is encoded by the coding sequence ATGATCCGCGCGGGCGTAGCTGGCCCGGTGCCAGTCGTCCTGCTCGACCGCTTCGGCTACCGGTCCTACCACCGCCGGGACGGCACGCCCTTCTTGCCCTGTGACCAGTATTCGGTCCGGCTCGTGACGGACGTGGGCAAACTCGATGAGGCCAAGGGCCCCGAAATAGAATCAGTGCTCGGCATCCGGCTCGATGAGGAGACATCTCGTTGCGCTGCTGCTTTCCAGTGCAACAACGGTGCTGCCGCAGCCGCCGGTCTGGTGGCGATCTCTGAGGTGCATCTGCTGCTCGGAGCACAGCTGCGCCAAGAGCTCGGGCTCACCGGACCACACGTGCCCGATGTGCTCCCCTTCCGCGACAAGATTATTATGAAGCAGCATCTGCGCGACCAGGGCATCAGGGTCCCCGACTTCATGCCGTTCGACCGACGGGCGGCACGCTCACTGCTGCAAACCCACCGGCGGCTATTCGTCAAACCCCGGCTCGGTGCTGGATCGATGGATGTCACCGTCCTTGCCAGTCAAGAGGACATCGAGCAGCTTGCCCGCAACCGGCCAGCCGCAGCACAAGAGCTCGACATCGAAGAATACATCGATGGCCAGCTCTTCCATATCGACAGCGTCGTCGATCACGGCCGTGTCGTCGCAGCAACCGCAGGCCGCACTATCGACCCCACCACCAGCTACCAAGGTCTGCAACCCTGCCGCGATGTCGGCGTGGCCGAGGGCCCCGAGCTCGACACCTTGCTCGCGTTCAATGAGGCGGTCCTGTCCTGCCACCCAACCTTCAGCGGCGTCACCCATCACGAGGTCTTCCTCGCCCGCGGTGAACCAGTATTCTGCGAGATCGCAGCCCGGCCCGGCGGCGGCGGCGTCGTACCAGGCTTTCACTCACGGACCGGCGCCAACCTCAACGAAATCACCGTCCACGCGCAGCTGGGAGCACCAGTCCCCTCCCAGCTCGAGATTGCCGAACATCTGACCGGCTATGTGATGATCTACTCCGACAGCGGCGCTCAGCATGCCCTGCCTGCTCTAGCTGGCGAACCATGGGTCATCGACACCCGGATCTCCACTAATCACAACCAGGAACGAAATGCTCCGGGTGACTGGGGAGACGCCGCGGTCGTCCTGACAGTGCGCGGCGAAACAGAACAACAGGTGACCCTCCGGCTGGATCAGGCCGTCGAACGGCTCGCGCCATGA